In Ctenopharyngodon idella isolate HZGC_01 chromosome 20, HZGC01, whole genome shotgun sequence, the following proteins share a genomic window:
- the il17a/f3 gene encoding interleukin 17a/f3 — protein MQLSLVFRAVLLLFLLALILGVECNSSQKKSKRKGKSKRLGIRGKKDKPWFIMDSTLNISMTASPSPSRSLSPWTIETSFDNSRIPVQISEAKCEKRRCITKDGKEDWGLESKPIYYEINVLRRVMGKNATQYALKLETKIVSLGCTCVLPIVVPQN, from the exons ATGCAGCTCTCATTG GTTTTCAGAGCTGTGCTACTGCTTTTTCTGCTTGCCCTTATATTAGGTGTAGAATGTAATTCCTCTCAGAAAAAGtctaaaagaaaaggaaaatcaAAACGTTTaggtattagaggtaaaaaggACAAGCCGTGGTTCATCATGGACTCAACTCTGAACATCTCAATGACTGCCTCCCCATCTCCAAGCAGATCTTTGTCACCATGGACAATTGA AACTTCCTTTGACAATTCACGAATCCCAGTGCAAATCTCTGAggcaaaatgtgaaaaaagaagGTGTATAACTAAAGATGGTAAGGAAGACTGGGGACTGGAGTCTAAACCCATCTACTACGAGATCAATGTTCTGAGGAGAGTGATGGGCAAAAACGCGACACAATACGCCCTTAAACTGGAGACTAAAATAGTTAGTCTAGGCTGTACATGTGTTTTACCCATTGTTGTGCCTCAGAATTAG
- the stmn4 gene encoding stathmin-4 translates to MTLAAYRDKVKELPLVSLLCSCINSNPAENPTYKAEDAVDLNWCVIKDMEVIELNKRASGQAFEVILKPPSFDGVPELNTSMPQRKDPSLEEIQKKLEAAEERRKFQEAEMLKHLAEKREHEREVIQKAFEENNNFIKNAKEKLEQKMEAIKENREALLAAMLERLQEKDKHAEEVRKNKELKEEACR, encoded by the exons ATGACCTTGGCAG CATATCGAGACAAGGTGAAGGAGCTCCCTCTAGTGTCACTTCTGTGCTCCTGCATCAACTCAAACCCTGCAGAAAATCCCACATACAAGGCTGAGg ATGCAGTGGATCTCAACTGGTGTGTGATTAAAGATATGGAGGTCATTGAGCTGAACAAGCGGGCCTCGGGCCAGGCATTTGAGGTGATCCTGAAACCCCCCTCTTTTGACGGTGTGCCTGAGCTTAACACATCCATGCCCCAGCGTAAGGACCCCTCACTGGAGGAGATCCAGAAGAAACTGGAAGCAGCTGAGGAGAGGCGGAAG TTTCAGGAGGCCGAGATGTTAAAGCATCTTGCTGAGAAGAGGGAGCATGAGAGAGAGGTCATCCAGAAGGCCTTTGAGGAgaataacaattttattaagAATGCTAAAGAAAAGCTGGAGCAGAAGATGGAAGCCATCAAAGAGAACCGTGAGGCTTTGCTTGCCGCCATGCTGGAGAGACTACAGGAAAAG GACAAACACGCAGAGGAGGTGAGGAAGAACAAAGAACTGAAAGAGGAGGCCTGCCGGTAG